Proteins encoded within one genomic window of Candidatus Eisenbacteria bacterium:
- the tuf gene encoding elongation factor Tu (EF-Tu; promotes GTP-dependent binding of aminoacyl-tRNA to the A-site of ribosomes during protein biosynthesis; when the tRNA anticodon matches the mRNA codon, GTP hydrolysis results; the inactive EF-Tu-GDP leaves the ribosome and release of GDP is promoted by elongation factor Ts; many prokaryotes have two copies of the gene encoding EF-Tu), translated as MAKQKFERTKPHVNVGTIGHVDHGKTTLTAAITMVLSQKNP; from the coding sequence ATGGCGAAGCAGAAATTTGAGCGGACGAAGCCGCACGTGAACGTGGGAACGATCGGACACGTGGATCACGGGAAGACGACGTTGACGGCGGCGATCACGATGGTGTTGTCGCAGAAGAATCC
- the fusA gene encoding elongation factor G, translating into MPRQFDLSHMRNIGIMAHIDAGKTTLTERILYYTGKVHRMGEVHDGAATMDWMEQERERGITITSAATTCFWKDHQVNIIDTPGHVDFTVEVERSLRVLDGAVAVFCGVGGVEPQSETVWRQADKYNVPRIAFVNKLDRVGADFNFVVGMMRDRLGATAVPLQMPIHVGDVYTGMIDLIEMKTITYESDDLGATYIEGEVPRDLAAAAAEQRHHMLEAVAEYDDELLHLYLEGKDSDSDMIRRAIRKGTLAGKIVPVLGGTAFKNKGIQKLLDAVVAYLPAPADMPPVKGLNPDTMEPEERKASDEEHFAALAFKIMTDPYVGKLTFFRVYSGKIRPGMHIYNANKEKGERLGRVVEMHANKREEREEVFCGEIAAAVGLKNVHTGDTLCEKDHPIILEAMHFPEPVIQVAIEPKTKSDEERMSNALAKLQDEDPTFRVKTDEDSGQTLISGMGELHLEILVDRMVREFNVQANIGKPQVAYKETISRKVEQRTRFARQTGGRGQFADVTIMLEPMPPGGGFVWENEIRGGAIPREYIPSVEKGIIDAMENGIMAGYPVVDIKVSLIDGQYHEVDSSEMAFKIAGSMAFKEAAAKAIPKLLEPIMDVEVVVPEEYMGDVIGDLSSRRGRIGGMFQRSDARVVASSVPLSEMFGYSTRLRSITQGRAVYSMQFSRYEEMPAAMAEQIVAKVKGV; encoded by the coding sequence GTGCCCAGGCAGTTCGATCTTTCTCATATGCGCAACATCGGCATCATGGCCCACATCGATGCCGGCAAGACGACCCTGACGGAGCGCATCCTCTATTACACGGGGAAGGTGCATCGGATGGGTGAAGTCCATGACGGCGCCGCGACCATGGACTGGATGGAGCAAGAGCGCGAGCGGGGCATCACCATCACATCGGCGGCCACGACCTGCTTCTGGAAGGATCACCAGGTCAACATCATCGACACGCCCGGCCACGTCGACTTCACGGTCGAAGTGGAGCGTTCGCTGCGCGTGCTGGACGGCGCCGTCGCCGTGTTTTGCGGCGTGGGCGGCGTTGAGCCGCAGTCTGAGACGGTCTGGCGGCAGGCGGACAAGTACAACGTTCCGCGCATCGCGTTCGTCAACAAGCTGGATCGCGTCGGCGCGGACTTCAATTTCGTGGTGGGCATGATGAGGGATCGACTGGGCGCGACCGCGGTACCGCTCCAGATGCCGATCCATGTCGGAGACGTCTACACAGGGATGATTGATCTCATCGAAATGAAGACGATCACCTACGAGAGCGACGATTTGGGCGCCACCTATATCGAGGGAGAAGTCCCGCGCGATCTGGCCGCCGCCGCCGCCGAGCAACGGCACCACATGCTCGAAGCGGTCGCGGAGTACGACGACGAGCTCCTGCACCTCTATCTCGAAGGGAAGGACTCGGACTCGGACATGATCCGGCGGGCCATCCGCAAGGGCACGCTCGCGGGAAAGATCGTTCCGGTGCTGGGCGGGACGGCGTTCAAGAACAAGGGAATCCAGAAGCTTCTCGACGCCGTCGTGGCCTACCTCCCCGCCCCCGCGGACATGCCGCCGGTCAAGGGACTGAACCCGGACACGATGGAGCCCGAAGAGCGGAAGGCCTCGGACGAGGAGCACTTCGCGGCGCTCGCGTTCAAGATCATGACCGACCCCTATGTCGGAAAGCTGACCTTCTTCCGGGTGTACTCCGGAAAGATTCGGCCCGGCATGCACATCTATAACGCGAACAAGGAAAAGGGAGAGCGCTTGGGCCGCGTGGTCGAGATGCACGCGAACAAGCGCGAGGAGCGCGAGGAAGTGTTCTGCGGCGAGATCGCCGCGGCGGTGGGGCTCAAGAACGTCCACACCGGCGACACGCTCTGCGAGAAGGATCATCCGATCATCCTCGAGGCGATGCACTTCCCCGAGCCGGTGATCCAGGTCGCGATCGAGCCGAAGACCAAGTCGGACGAGGAGCGTATGTCCAACGCGCTCGCGAAGCTCCAGGACGAGGACCCGACGTTCCGCGTGAAGACGGACGAGGACTCGGGCCAGACGCTGATCTCGGGGATGGGCGAGCTTCACCTCGAGATCCTCGTCGACCGGATGGTCCGCGAGTTCAACGTGCAGGCCAACATCGGAAAGCCGCAGGTTGCCTATAAAGAGACGATCAGCAGGAAGGTCGAGCAGCGCACCCGCTTCGCGCGCCAGACGGGCGGCCGCGGCCAGTTCGCCGACGTCACGATCATGCTGGAGCCGATGCCTCCGGGCGGCGGCTTCGTATGGGAGAACGAGATTCGGGGCGGCGCGATTCCGAGGGAGTACATCCCCTCGGTGGAGAAAGGCATCATCGACGCGATGGAGAACGGCATCATGGCCGGCTATCCCGTCGTGGACATCAAGGTGTCGCTGATCGACGGGCAGTACCACGAGGTGGACTCGTCGGAGATGGCGTTCAAGATCGCGGGATCGATGGCGTTCAAGGAGGCGGCCGCTAAGGCCATCCCCAAGCTGCTCGAGCCGATCATGGACGTCGAGGTGGTGGTGCCCGAGGAATATATGGGAGACGTCATCGGCGACCTGAGCTCCCGGCGCGGGCGCATCGGAGGGATGTTCCAGCGGTCGGACGCGCGCGTCGTCGCGTCGTCGGTGCCGCTTTCGGAGATGTTCGGATACTCGACACGGCTGCGCTCCATCACGCAGGGACGCGCGGTCTACTCGATGCAGTTCTCGCGGTATGAGGAGATGCCCGCCGCGATGGCGGAGCAGATCGTCGCGAAGGTAAAGGGAGTCTGA
- the rpsG gene encoding 30S ribosomal protein S7 → MRRAAKIHRIELQPDARYNNVLVTRFVNCLMMAGKKSTAERIFYGAMDIIEKKISQDGLTTLKAAMTNVKPVLEVKSRRVGGATYQVPVEVRQDRRTALALRWLIQYSRSRPDHTMAERLAAEVIAASKNEGGAVKKREDTHKMAEANKAFAHYRW, encoded by the coding sequence ATGCGTCGCGCAGCGAAGATCCATCGAATCGAGCTTCAGCCGGATGCGCGCTACAACAACGTGCTCGTCACCCGCTTCGTCAACTGTCTGATGATGGCGGGAAAGAAGAGCACGGCGGAGCGCATCTTCTACGGCGCGATGGACATCATCGAGAAGAAGATCAGTCAGGACGGCTTGACCACGCTCAAGGCGGCCATGACCAACGTGAAGCCGGTTCTCGAGGTGAAGTCACGGCGCGTCGGCGGCGCCACGTATCAGGTTCCAGTCGAGGTTCGCCAGGACCGCCGGACGGCGCTCGCGCTGCGGTGGCTCATCCAGTACTCCCGCAGCCGGCCCGATCACACGATGGCCGAACGGCTCGCCGCCGAGGTCATCGCAGCGTCGAAGAATGAAGGCGGAGCTGTAAAGAAGCGGGAAGATACGCACAAGATGGCGGAGGCCAACAAGGCGTTCGCTCACTATCGCTGGTAA
- a CDS encoding 30S ribosomal protein S12: MPTLNQLVRQGRKMQLSKTASPALKGAPQKRGVCTRVYTSTPKKPNSALRKVARVRLTNGMEVTCYIPGEGHNLQEHSIVLIRGGRVKDLPGVRYHVVRGTLDASGVEGRQQSRSKYGTKRKKAQ, translated from the coding sequence GTGCCGACCCTGAACCAGCTCGTGCGACAAGGCCGAAAGATGCAGCTCTCGAAGACCGCATCGCCGGCCTTGAAAGGGGCTCCGCAGAAACGCGGCGTCTGCACGCGCGTCTATACATCCACGCCGAAGAAGCCGAACTCGGCGCTCCGCAAGGTGGCCCGCGTTCGCCTCACGAACGGGATGGAAGTGACGTGTTACATCCCGGGCGAGGGGCATAACTTGCAAGAGCACTCCATCGTTTTGATCCGGGGGGGCCGCGTCAAGGACCTCCCCGGCGTGCGTTACCACGTGGTCCGCGGAACGCTGGACGCCTCCGGCGTCGAGGGTCGCCAGCAGAGCCGCTCCAAGTACGGCACGAAGAGAAAGAAGGCCCAGTAG